AGCTACCGGTTATGTAGCCCTTACGTTCAAAGTCGTGGAGTATCGGGTAGAGGATGCCTGGCTTAAGGCTTTTACCAGTAAGCCTTTTAAACTCGGTCATTATCTCGTAGCCGTGCCTATCACGCTTTTCAATCAACCATAGGATTAAAGGCTTATTAAAGCCCCTCATAAGGGTTTTTGAAAGCTCGTTTACGCCGATCATTAGCCTGCCCTCACACTTAACATGGAAGGTATCACTATATTAAGTTTCACATCCGCTTTCGCCGCTGCTATCATTTCGTTTAAAAGTTTTGTAATCCTCCTATTAAGTAGGTATCTTACCGTTCGCGTCATAAACCTTAGGAATAACTTAGCTGGTAACGCGGTATGCCTCGTATGCTGATCGGCTAGTTCAAGCAACCACCTCATGTTATGATCCCAGGCCGCCTTGTAAAGCTCCAAATGGTAGTACTTTGCGTCCTCAAGGATACGCATTGGCTTAGAGCTTAAACCCTCCCCGTAGGGTACGAAGAGTAGTGGGACTATTATGCTCTTGTAGCTCTTCAACCTATCGATAAGCTCAACGGTCCTTAAACAATCCTCCTCCTCCTCGCCTGGGAGGTTTACGATCAGCGTAGCGCATGGAACCCAGTAGTTATCAACGCTTATAGCGAAGGCCTGCTCAACAACCTCGGGCCATTGATTAGGCGTAAAGGGGGCCGGCTTCCTAGCCATGAGGCGTCCTATCAACCTAGAGCTACCGGTTTCAATACCGGTTTGGTAGCCCATCCAGTGATCCTCGTCGAGCTCGAGAAGGCTTGATATCTCCTTAACTGTTTTAGGGCTTGAAGCTATTGAGGCTAACGCGGCGTGACTTATGCAGACGCCTTCAACCCCCCTTACGCCTCTAACGCGTTTAAAGAGGTTAATGACGGCTTCATGGTTAACTAGGTAACCGTAGGAGCCATATCTAAGTACGTCCTCGGCGTGAAGACATATGTTTCGCTGTCCGAACCTAACGTTTACCTCCACGTCGTAAATTACGTCCTCAAGCCTCCTATGCCTAAGCCTCCTTAAGGTTGGAGCGCAGAAGCGACAGCCCCTTCCACAACCCCTCGATACCTCTACTAAACCCCCTACGGTAGCGCCGCGTAGTAATGGTATTTCATCGGCCGCTGGAACCTTACTAGGCGGAACCTTAACTATGAGGGGCTTCTCGATAACTTCACCTTTAAGTAGCTTACTTAGTAGTTCGGGGAATACTACTTCAGCCTCCCCGAGTACGACTACGTCTATTCCGTACTTAACCATGAAGCCCTTATCTATCTGCCAAGCTCCAGGACCTCCAATAACGATTTTAACCCCTTCCTTCCTAGCCCTCCTTAAGGCTTCACTAGTTAACAGCCTACGGAACTCCCAAGCGGTTATGGGCTCCTCGTTTACGACTCCGTAGGGGGCTCCGAAGGTTGATGAGGCTGGCCCCCTTCCTAGGGGGTCAAACGTTGAAATACCTAAAACCTCTACGTCATTAACCAGCGCCCTTAACCGATATGGTGGTACAACCATTACTTCATCGGGCTTAACCACGCCGCTATTTATTATGGCGGCCTCAACCCTACGTAACCCGTGGGGTGCTAATAGGGCTTCACCCTTTTCGTTCGTAGGCACCGGCCTCATCACGAAGCTGAATAGGAGCTGGTAGAATAACGGTAGAAACCGATTCCTAGGTGCTGTTGCTAAAAAGCCCGAGAATAGGTTGCCACTGTAGCTACTCATTAACGTTCTATCGGCTGTTAGAATAACCTTACACTTCAACGATTTAGCACCC
This window of the Candidatus Nezhaarchaeales archaeon genome carries:
- a CDS encoding radical SAM protein — protein: MKCKVILTADRTLMSSYSGNLFSGFLATAPRNRFLPLFYQLLFSFVMRPVPTNEKGEALLAPHGLRRVEAAIINSGVVKPDEVMVVPPYRLRALVNDVEVLGISTFDPLGRGPASSTFGAPYGVVNEEPITAWEFRRLLTSEALRRARKEGVKIVIGGPGAWQIDKGFMVKYGIDVVVLGEAEVVFPELLSKLLKGEVIEKPLIVKVPPSKVPAADEIPLLRGATVGGLVEVSRGCGRGCRFCAPTLRRLRHRRLEDVIYDVEVNVRFGQRNICLHAEDVLRYGSYGYLVNHEAVINLFKRVRGVRGVEGVCISHAALASIASSPKTVKEISSLLELDEDHWMGYQTGIETGSSRLIGRLMARKPAPFTPNQWPEVVEQAFAISVDNYWVPCATLIVNLPGEEEEDCLRTVELIDRLKSYKSIIVPLLFVPYGEGLSSKPMRILEDAKYYHLELYKAAWDHNMRWLLELADQHTRHTALPAKLFLRFMTRTVRYLLNRRITKLLNEMIAAAKADVKLNIVIPSMLSVRAG
- a CDS encoding PadR family transcriptional regulator, producing MIGVNELSKTLMRGFNKPLILWLIEKRDRHGYEIMTEFKRLTGKSLKPGILYPILHDFERKGYITGSWISKGRRRLRCYSITESGRRLLNGVREFLSNQLREFVYDLLGH